A window of Komagataeibacter medellinensis NBRC 3288 contains these coding sequences:
- the ssuD gene encoding FMNH2-dependent alkanesulfonate monooxygenase, with translation MSYAIPDKINVLWFLPTHGDSRYLGTQKGGRPVDLPYLQQVAKAADALGYYGVLIPTGRSCEDSWVVASALAPVTERLRYLIAVRPGLLSPTLAARMTATLDRFSAGRLLINIVTGGDPAENAGDGLFADHATRYEITDEFLDIYRTLLRGETVNFEGKHFTIKDGRLLFPSFQENGPPLYFGGSSEAAAHVAAKSIDKYLTWGEPPAQVAEKIAHVRRLAHAQGRDVSFGIRLHVIVRETAEEAWHETDRLISHLDDATIAKAQKVFARMDSVGQSRMSALHGGQRGKLEISPNLWAGVGLVRGGAGTALVGDPDTVAERIDEYRRLGIDTFIFSGYPHLEEAYQFGELVLPNLPTAHPVRGRSTLNNMGPFGETIAGDHRPTRAA, from the coding sequence ATGTCCTACGCAATTCCTGACAAGATCAATGTGCTGTGGTTTCTGCCCACGCATGGCGACAGCCGTTATCTGGGCACGCAGAAGGGCGGCCGCCCGGTTGACCTGCCTTACCTGCAGCAGGTGGCAAAGGCTGCCGACGCGCTGGGCTATTACGGTGTGCTGATCCCTACTGGCCGCAGTTGCGAGGACAGCTGGGTTGTTGCATCCGCCCTGGCGCCGGTTACCGAGCGCCTGCGCTACCTGATTGCCGTGCGGCCCGGCCTGCTGTCCCCAACCCTTGCCGCGCGCATGACAGCAACGCTGGACCGCTTTTCGGCCGGGCGGTTGCTGATCAATATTGTGACCGGTGGCGACCCGGCGGAAAACGCGGGCGATGGTCTGTTTGCCGACCATGCCACGCGCTACGAAATCACCGATGAGTTCCTTGACATCTACCGTACGTTATTACGCGGCGAGACTGTCAATTTTGAAGGAAAGCACTTCACTATAAAGGATGGTCGCCTATTGTTTCCCTCCTTTCAGGAAAACGGGCCACCACTGTACTTTGGTGGCTCATCGGAAGCAGCGGCGCATGTGGCCGCGAAGTCGATTGATAAATACCTGACATGGGGCGAACCCCCGGCCCAGGTGGCCGAGAAGATTGCCCATGTGCGCAGGCTGGCCCATGCGCAGGGGCGCGATGTGTCATTCGGCATCCGCCTGCATGTGATCGTGCGCGAAACGGCGGAGGAAGCCTGGCATGAGACTGACCGCCTGATCAGCCATCTGGATGACGCTACCATCGCAAAGGCCCAGAAGGTCTTTGCCCGCATGGATTCCGTGGGCCAGTCGCGCATGAGCGCGCTGCATGGCGGCCAGCGCGGGAAGCTGGAAATCAGTCCCAACCTGTGGGCGGGCGTGGGCCTGGTGCGTGGTGGTGCTGGCACGGCGCTGGTGGGCGACCCCGATACGGTGGCGGAGCGGATTGACGAATATCGCCGGCTTGGCATCGACACCTTCATCTTCTCGGGTTATCCGCACCTGGAGGAAGCCTATCAGTTCGGTGAGCTGGTGTTGCCCAACCTGCCCACGGCGCACCCCGTGCGGGGTCGGTCAACCCTAAATAACATGGGGCCGTTCGGTGAGACGATTGCAGGCGACCACCGTCCCACGCGCGCTGCGTGA
- a CDS encoding RBBP9/YdeN family alpha/beta hydrolase has translation MMMPFLSVAMALRPRTTGIPPQAPFPLADELDCTQATRRLVRALAGFDVVIVPGLDGSLSHHWQSRWEHVLRLHGIGVHRVRQRNWARPTYRMWADTLRLTLGRTGPRPAIVVAHSLGAALSVRMAAEEGLGNVAGIFLVALADVASYRGAEQARVAEFAALPTGALPLPAMLVASRNDEWLAMSRARSLSATWHATLRDAGRAGHIGNYAPIGAWPDGMDMLADFAASLPHTTRS, from the coding sequence ATGATGATGCCTTTCCTCTCAGTCGCCATGGCGCTTCGCCCCCGCACTACTGGCATACCCCCGCAGGCGCCATTCCCCCTAGCAGATGAGTTGGACTGCACACAGGCAACCAGACGACTGGTGCGTGCGCTGGCGGGGTTTGATGTGGTGATCGTGCCGGGTCTGGATGGTTCCCTGTCCCATCACTGGCAGTCACGCTGGGAACATGTGCTGCGCCTGCACGGGATTGGCGTGCACCGCGTAAGGCAACGGAACTGGGCACGGCCAACTTACCGTATGTGGGCGGACACCCTGCGCCTGACACTTGGCCGCACGGGTCCCCGCCCTGCCATAGTGGTAGCGCACAGCCTTGGAGCCGCGCTGAGCGTGCGCATGGCTGCGGAGGAAGGGCTGGGCAATGTTGCCGGGATCTTTCTGGTAGCGCTGGCGGATGTGGCGTCCTACCGGGGGGCGGAACAGGCGCGTGTAGCGGAATTCGCGGCATTGCCCACAGGCGCGCTGCCTCTGCCCGCCATGCTGGTAGCCAGCCGCAATGATGAGTGGCTGGCCATGTCCCGCGCGCGCAGCCTGAGTGCGACGTGGCACGCCACATTACGTGATGCAGGCAGAGCCGGGCATATCGGTAACTACGCCCCCATCGGCGCATGGCCGGACGGGATGGACATGCTGGCCGATTTTGCTGCCAGCCTGCCTCATACCACCAGGTCATAA
- a CDS encoding chlorophyll a-b binding domain-containing protein: protein MAKTFRSALLATLIASAPVMALAQSNMQTNPAPTADSAASEVGKNPPSAISNSGKRVEPSDKLWNNPRTVDEQPGTQPPTSGSGGTSTTSSGWHHHGGAEAGRSSHGGNKTPAPADSSGQ, encoded by the coding sequence ATGGCCAAGACATTCCGCTCAGCCCTGCTGGCAACGCTCATTGCCAGCGCCCCTGTAATGGCGCTGGCCCAGTCCAACATGCAGACAAACCCAGCACCCACCGCCGATTCAGCGGCATCGGAAGTAGGCAAGAACCCGCCTTCGGCCATATCGAACTCGGGCAAGCGCGTCGAACCGTCCGACAAGCTGTGGAATAACCCGCGCACTGTAGATGAACAGCCTGGCACGCAGCCGCCCACCAGTGGTTCCGGCGGCACCAGTACTACCAGCAGCGGCTGGCATCACCACGGGGGCGCGGAAGCCGGGCGCAGCAGTCATGGTGGCAACAAAACCCCTGCCCCCGCTGATAGCAGCGGACAATAA
- a CDS encoding MFS transporter produces the protein MTLQISTARPVVRDADDISAIVNAGPAAQSHARMVVALALGGVFLDAYDLTTLSWGITDVQAHFGLSAFQTGLVAAALNAGTIVGSLAGGWLTDRIGRYAVFMADMVCFVIAALVAGFAPTAGILIAARFAMGFGVGMDLPVAMAFLSEFSRLEGRGSKAAHAAAWCPTWYAASSACFVIVFVLSHVLPATHPDWLWRASLAFGAVPALIIILVRGRYISESPVWIARRGDLEQAAAILRRSYGVDPIVCPVRGRPPVVMQADPWRLARRPLLGRGLQVGAMTLISSMSYNIIIFGLPTLLVSIMHASAVQVVVISIILNLVVAFPGGLLGVRLARSVRSRPILLAGYIMQVVGVGLLAMTGVPHGSVGVIAALAGFAAFLFAQGFGPGCQLMVYPTLSFPTELRGMGIGVARLVSGVGGTLVLLSFPWLNAHLGPALFWLVLLAPLAGVVITCLSRWDVFGYDPDMDPALRQSARPDPHAALPTTPELLFSSDIGN, from the coding sequence ATGACGTTACAGATATCCACCGCGCGCCCCGTCGTGCGCGATGCGGATGACATTTCCGCCATTGTCAACGCAGGGCCTGCGGCGCAAAGCCATGCGCGCATGGTCGTGGCGCTGGCGCTGGGGGGCGTATTCCTTGATGCATATGACCTGACCACCCTTTCGTGGGGTATTACGGACGTGCAGGCTCACTTTGGCCTGTCCGCGTTCCAGACGGGGCTGGTGGCAGCAGCACTTAATGCCGGGACCATCGTGGGCAGCCTGGCAGGTGGCTGGCTGACGGACCGCATCGGCCGCTACGCCGTATTCATGGCCGATATGGTGTGCTTTGTCATCGCTGCTCTGGTGGCGGGGTTTGCCCCTACGGCCGGTATCCTGATCGCGGCCCGTTTTGCCATGGGGTTCGGAGTGGGCATGGACCTGCCGGTGGCCATGGCGTTCCTGTCGGAGTTCTCCCGGCTGGAGGGGCGTGGTAGCAAGGCGGCCCATGCGGCCGCGTGGTGCCCGACATGGTATGCCGCGTCCTCTGCCTGCTTTGTAATCGTGTTCGTGCTCTCCCATGTGCTGCCCGCCACCCATCCAGACTGGTTGTGGCGGGCCTCGCTGGCTTTTGGCGCAGTTCCCGCCCTGATCATCATTCTGGTACGCGGGCGGTACATAAGTGAATCCCCCGTATGGATCGCACGCCGGGGTGATCTGGAGCAGGCGGCGGCAATCCTGCGCCGGTCGTACGGCGTAGATCCGATTGTCTGCCCCGTGCGGGGCAGGCCGCCGGTGGTGATGCAGGCGGACCCGTGGCGGCTGGCGCGCAGGCCGCTGCTGGGGCGCGGACTGCAGGTGGGCGCCATGACGCTGATCAGTTCCATGTCTTACAACATCATTATCTTCGGCCTGCCTACCCTGCTGGTCTCCATCATGCATGCCAGCGCGGTGCAGGTGGTGGTGATTTCCATCATCCTTAACCTTGTCGTGGCTTTTCCCGGCGGGCTGCTTGGGGTCCGGCTTGCACGCAGCGTGCGTTCGCGGCCCATCTTGCTGGCAGGCTATATCATGCAGGTCGTTGGTGTTGGCCTGCTGGCCATGACCGGCGTGCCCCATGGCAGCGTGGGGGTCATTGCAGCACTTGCCGGTTTTGCCGCCTTCCTGTTTGCGCAGGGGTTCGGGCCGGGGTGCCAGCTTATGGTGTATCCCACGCTGAGTTTCCCGACTGAACTGCGTGGCATGGGCATAGGTGTGGCGCGCCTGGTCTCGGGCGTGGGGGGCACATTGGTGCTGCTGTCTTTCCCGTGGCTGAATGCGCATCTGGGCCCGGCGCTGTTCTGGCTGGTGCTGCTGGCGCCACTGGCGGGCGTGGTGATTACCTGCCTCTCGCGCTGGGATGTATTTGGCTACGACCCGGACATGGACCCCGCACTGCGCCAGTCCGCCCGGCCCGATCCACACGCTGCGCTTCCAACTACCCCTGAACTGCTGTTTTCCTCTGATATCGGGAACTGA
- a CDS encoding acyl-CoA dehydrogenase family protein, which yields MSFPLHDAPQAMEAARHLQSVFTTRAARHDRTGQFAHENIEDLRQAGLLSLPIDTPQRPTAFKLGVVAAIVGTIAQADASTALVLVNHYMVRAAMARHECGSAALARWVEEEQHDQLLNILLAEPDLGSASRGGLPGTVATRTSAGWCLNGRKAYVTGIPGLSWLLVRARTTEETPRVGLFMVPATAPGITVIENWDHIGMRASNSHEVILHDVPLRADAALDLHLPDTPPAPRNTLLLWNTGLLGALYNGIATAALDWFVTFLKTRVPSSLGAPLATLPGMRDAVGGFSLTLHMNTMLLDRYMTGVETDAPPERLNADAAVIKAKVVDAAGDFTSAIMGLAGNAGLSAHNPLERAHRDALCGRIHAPHGELLRSRAGQAALA from the coding sequence ATGTCATTTCCCCTGCACGACGCCCCTCAGGCCATGGAAGCCGCCCGACATCTTCAGTCAGTTTTCACCACACGAGCAGCGCGTCATGACCGTACTGGCCAGTTCGCGCATGAGAATATCGAGGATCTGCGCCAGGCCGGGCTGCTGTCGCTCCCTATCGACACGCCACAGCGACCAACAGCCTTCAAACTTGGCGTGGTGGCGGCGATTGTCGGCACGATCGCACAGGCCGATGCCTCCACAGCGCTGGTGCTGGTCAATCATTACATGGTGCGTGCGGCCATGGCGCGGCACGAATGTGGATCGGCTGCATTGGCCCGATGGGTGGAAGAGGAACAGCATGACCAGTTGCTCAACATCCTGCTGGCCGAGCCTGATCTAGGCTCCGCGTCACGTGGCGGACTGCCGGGCACGGTTGCAACCCGTACGTCTGCGGGGTGGTGCCTGAACGGGCGCAAGGCCTATGTCACGGGTATTCCCGGCCTGTCGTGGCTGCTGGTGCGCGCCCGCACTACGGAAGAGACGCCCCGGGTCGGGCTGTTCATGGTCCCGGCCACGGCCCCGGGCATTACGGTCATTGAAAACTGGGACCATATCGGTATGCGGGCCAGCAACAGCCATGAGGTGATCCTGCATGATGTGCCGCTCAGGGCCGATGCTGCCCTTGACCTGCACCTGCCCGATACGCCACCTGCGCCACGCAATACGCTGTTATTATGGAACACGGGGTTGCTGGGCGCACTTTACAATGGCATTGCAACCGCAGCACTTGACTGGTTTGTCACATTCCTCAAGACCCGCGTCCCCTCCAGTCTGGGTGCGCCACTGGCAACACTGCCCGGCATGCGCGATGCGGTGGGCGGCTTTTCGCTGACCCTGCACATGAACACCATGCTGCTGGACCGATACATGACAGGCGTGGAGACCGACGCACCGCCTGAACGCCTGAATGCCGATGCGGCGGTCATCAAGGCAAAGGTGGTGGACGCGGCGGGGGATTTCACCTCGGCCATCATGGGACTTGCGGGCAATGCCGGACTCTCGGCCCACAACCCGCTGGAACGCGCCCACCGCGATGCCCTGTGCGGCCGCATTCATGCTCCTCATGGCGAACTACTGCGCAGCAGGGCGGGACAGGCCGCGCTGGCCTGA
- a CDS encoding FAD/NAD(P)-binding protein has protein sequence MRVSSHSPHIAIIGGGFSGAALAWHLARRRGGPKRITVFEPRPFLGAGLAYGAQDPQHRVNVPATRMSIDTSQPDDFINWIHQTDALADDPAAIRPDGSVFPARAVFGRYVADRLAALLQAGTITHLRRRVTGVHRTPDGGWIVTDATGVSLHADIVVIATSHPAPEAPAVLRDLELHPGQHPVLVTNPWQAGALNAIRDTDRVLVVGTGLSMADAVVSLSARGHAGRITAISRRGQRSRAHAADVVDPVGNFISPPVRTASLLLRRIRHELARHAGQPWQAVFDRIRTQAPDIWAALPVPERRRLVRHLRPLWDTHRFRIAPQADAVLRAREQAGTLDIRAGRLIGVQVRHGHFVVSLRHGNAPTWRADFDAIITTTGPAHGTIMQAQPYLGELAAAGLVERDATGLGLHVDALGRACVGGRHEDSLFVAGPLARGRFGELMGLPEVTHYAEKLAVIISALTAGGTGAFHHHQERATT, from the coding sequence ATGCGGGTTTCCTCTCATAGTCCCCATATCGCCATTATTGGCGGCGGGTTTAGCGGTGCGGCGCTGGCATGGCATCTGGCGCGCAGGCGCGGCGGCCCGAAACGCATCACCGTGTTCGAGCCGCGTCCCTTCCTTGGGGCGGGGCTGGCCTACGGCGCGCAGGACCCGCAGCATCGGGTCAATGTGCCCGCAACCCGCATGAGCATCGATACCAGCCAGCCTGATGATTTCATCAACTGGATCCACCAGACCGACGCGCTGGCCGATGATCCGGCGGCGATCAGGCCCGATGGCAGCGTCTTTCCTGCCCGCGCCGTGTTTGGCCGCTATGTGGCGGACCGGCTGGCAGCACTTTTGCAGGCGGGCACAATCACGCATCTGCGCCGCAGGGTGACGGGCGTACACCGGACACCCGATGGTGGCTGGATCGTGACCGATGCCACCGGCGTTTCCCTGCATGCTGATATTGTGGTTATCGCCACCAGCCATCCGGCCCCCGAAGCGCCAGCTGTGTTGCGTGATCTGGAACTGCATCCCGGCCAGCACCCTGTGCTGGTTACCAATCCGTGGCAGGCAGGGGCGCTTAACGCCATACGCGATACGGACCGGGTGCTGGTCGTAGGCACGGGACTGAGCATGGCCGATGCCGTCGTAAGTCTGAGCGCGCGGGGGCATGCGGGCAGGATCACCGCCATTTCGCGGCGCGGACAGCGCTCGCGCGCGCATGCGGCAGACGTGGTGGACCCGGTGGGGAATTTCATTTCCCCCCCCGTACGCACGGCCAGCCTGCTGCTGCGGCGCATCCGCCATGAACTGGCCCGCCATGCAGGCCAGCCATGGCAGGCCGTGTTCGACCGCATCCGCACGCAGGCACCCGATATATGGGCAGCCCTGCCGGTGCCTGAACGCAGGCGGCTGGTCCGGCACCTGCGCCCGTTGTGGGATACGCATCGCTTCCGTATTGCCCCCCAGGCCGATGCAGTACTGCGCGCGCGCGAACAGGCGGGCACGCTGGATATCCGCGCGGGCCGCCTGATTGGCGTGCAGGTGCGTCACGGGCATTTTGTCGTCAGCCTGCGCCATGGCAATGCCCCGACGTGGAGGGCGGATTTTGATGCCATCATCACGACCACCGGCCCGGCGCATGGCACGATCATGCAGGCTCAGCCTTATCTAGGCGAACTGGCGGCGGCGGGCCTTGTGGAACGTGATGCAACGGGCCTTGGCCTGCATGTGGATGCGCTGGGCCGGGCCTGTGTGGGCGGCCGGCATGAAGACAGCCTGTTTGTGGCGGGCCCGCTTGCACGTGGCCGCTTTGGCGAACTGATGGGCCTGCCCGAAGTCACGCATTATGCCGAGAAACTGGCCGTAATCATCAGCGCGCTTACCGCCGGGGGTACTGGTGCTTTCCACCATCATCAGGAACGGGCAACGACATGA
- a CDS encoding acyl-CoA dehydrogenase family protein, protein MTDRVHPARGFSPRIEMVAQTLRPVFARIAQGAVEREHHRILAYDAVQWLLEAGFGALRVPVQHGGSGASLTETFALLAELAEADSNLPQIFRAHFAFVEGQLHEGASPQAARWLERVAQGALFGAAMAELTDSTGTTTALTPRLDGDGWRLEGTKYYSTGTLYASWIVVVATDGTDRIQLIVPATAPGVTRVDDWDGFGQRLTGSGTTVFENVSVPDENILGRTPLSQFPTNEYFTTYYQLFHLATLAGIGRAIVRDAVAFVRPRTRTFGIPGQVAQRHDPLVQGVVGRLSALSFSADALVEKVAEGLEDTFPLWVAGHESGPAFDRAQVQAYQAQQIVAPQVLEAANLLFEVGGASATSAARRLDRHWRNARTLASHNPLVQRQRELGDLVLNGTAFGSRWRTHATDAAPQAAGTRTRSEQVA, encoded by the coding sequence ATGACAGATCGGGTCCATCCCGCACGCGGCTTCTCCCCCCGGATTGAAATGGTGGCACAGACGCTGCGTCCCGTTTTTGCTCGGATTGCTCAGGGTGCGGTCGAGCGTGAACACCACCGCATCCTTGCGTATGATGCGGTGCAGTGGCTGCTTGAAGCCGGTTTTGGCGCGCTGCGGGTGCCCGTGCAGCATGGCGGCAGTGGCGCCAGCCTGACCGAGACCTTTGCCCTGCTGGCGGAGCTGGCAGAGGCGGATTCAAACCTGCCGCAGATTTTCCGTGCCCACTTTGCCTTTGTCGAAGGCCAGTTGCATGAAGGGGCCAGCCCACAGGCCGCACGCTGGCTGGAACGCGTGGCGCAGGGTGCCCTGTTTGGCGCCGCCATGGCGGAACTGACGGACAGTACCGGCACCACGACAGCCCTTACCCCCCGGCTGGATGGGGACGGGTGGCGGCTGGAGGGCACCAAATACTATTCCACCGGCACGCTTTATGCTTCGTGGATCGTGGTGGTAGCGACCGACGGGACAGACCGCATCCAGTTGATCGTGCCCGCCACCGCCCCCGGCGTGACCCGCGTGGATGACTGGGACGGTTTTGGCCAGCGCCTGACGGGTAGCGGCACCACGGTTTTTGAAAACGTGAGTGTGCCGGATGAAAACATCCTGGGCCGCACCCCACTGTCCCAATTCCCCACCAACGAATATTTCACCACTTATTACCAGTTGTTCCATCTTGCTACGCTGGCAGGCATCGGGCGGGCCATCGTGCGCGATGCAGTGGCCTTCGTCCGGCCGCGCACGCGCACCTTCGGCATACCGGGGCAGGTGGCACAGCGGCATGACCCGCTGGTGCAGGGTGTGGTGGGGCGGCTCTCGGCGCTGTCCTTCTCCGCCGATGCATTGGTGGAAAAGGTGGCAGAGGGTCTGGAAGACACGTTCCCCCTGTGGGTGGCAGGCCACGAAAGCGGCCCGGCATTCGACCGCGCACAGGTGCAGGCCTATCAGGCCCAGCAGATCGTGGCCCCCCAGGTGCTGGAAGCGGCCAACCTGCTGTTTGAAGTGGGCGGAGCATCCGCCACCAGTGCCGCTCGCAGGCTGGACCGGCACTGGCGCAACGCGCGTACGCTGGCGTCGCATAATCCGCTGGTGCAACGCCAGCGTGAACTGGGTGACCTTGTGCTCAATGGTACGGCGTTCGGCTCCCGGTGGCGCACGCATGCAACCGATGCTGCACCGCAGGCTGCCGGCACCCGCACCCGGTCGGAGCAGGTGGCATGA
- a CDS encoding LLM class flavin-dependent oxidoreductase: MSRPKKQLHVNLFEMACVSHIVHGMWRAPGNNRHRFGEMGYWLEVAKLAEEGLFDAVFLADVIGTYDRFGDGNAAALREGLQIPNLDPLMVVPAMAAVTQNLGFGVTFSTTYEPPFAFARRMATLDLLTGGRVGWNIVTSYLRSAARNFGLDDEIPHTQRYAIADEYLDVLYKLWEGSWDDDAVVNDAQAGIYTNPDAVRPINHDGRYFRVAGPHLVSPGRQRTPVLFQATGSPDGLEFAARHAEVVFIGGQTTEAVRANIARTRERARAHGRNGDDIRFIVMAGIIADTTQSLAEKKLETYRQYYSVEGALVHAQAEIDLRRFSPDERIGDVLKREGLAFGNMGRRFRPEQTVGSALRQIASFDEGRFFVVGTPDRIADEIEHWLDVDGIDGINLRQYHTFGTARDFIDLVVPELQQRGRYRTAYTPGETLRERLFGAGRARLPAQHFGSRYRDPAGLNLTAAPLFPHETFSKAS, encoded by the coding sequence ATGAGCCGCCCAAAAAAACAGCTGCACGTCAACCTGTTCGAGATGGCCTGTGTCAGCCATATCGTGCATGGCATGTGGCGTGCCCCCGGCAATAACCGCCATCGCTTTGGCGAGATGGGGTACTGGCTGGAAGTAGCAAAACTGGCCGAGGAAGGGCTGTTCGACGCCGTATTCCTGGCCGATGTGATCGGCACCTATGACCGCTTTGGTGATGGCAATGCGGCTGCCCTGCGTGAGGGGCTGCAGATCCCGAATCTTGACCCGCTGATGGTCGTGCCCGCCATGGCGGCGGTGACGCAGAATCTGGGCTTTGGTGTCACCTTTTCCACGACTTACGAGCCACCCTTCGCCTTTGCCCGGCGCATGGCAACGCTCGACCTGCTGACTGGCGGCCGCGTGGGCTGGAACATCGTGACATCCTACCTGCGCAGTGCCGCCCGCAATTTCGGGCTGGATGATGAAATCCCGCACACGCAGCGATACGCCATCGCGGATGAATACCTCGATGTGCTGTACAAGCTGTGGGAAGGCAGTTGGGATGATGATGCGGTCGTAAATGATGCGCAGGCCGGCATCTATACCAACCCCGATGCGGTCCGCCCCATCAATCACGATGGCCGATACTTTCGCGTGGCGGGACCGCATCTGGTCTCGCCGGGGCGGCAGCGTACGCCGGTGCTGTTCCAGGCTACCGGGTCGCCAGACGGGCTGGAATTCGCCGCCCGTCATGCGGAAGTCGTGTTCATTGGCGGCCAGACGACCGAGGCCGTGCGCGCCAACATCGCCCGCACGCGCGAACGTGCCCGCGCCCATGGTCGCAATGGTGATGATATTCGCTTTATTGTCATGGCCGGGATCATTGCCGATACCACGCAGTCCCTGGCGGAAAAGAAGTTGGAGACCTACCGCCAGTATTACAGCGTGGAAGGCGCGCTGGTGCATGCGCAGGCGGAAATCGACCTGCGGCGCTTCAGCCCCGATGAACGCATTGGCGATGTGCTGAAGCGCGAAGGGCTGGCATTTGGCAACATGGGCCGGCGCTTCCGCCCGGAGCAGACGGTGGGCAGCGCACTGCGCCAGATTGCCTCGTTTGATGAAGGGCGCTTCTTTGTTGTCGGCACGCCCGACAGGATTGCCGATGAAATCGAGCACTGGCTGGACGTTGACGGCATCGATGGCATCAACCTGCGCCAGTACCACACCTTTGGCACCGCGCGGGATTTCATTGATCTGGTCGTGCCCGAACTCCAGCAGCGCGGGCGCTATCGCACAGCCTACACGCCGGGCGAGACCCTGCGCGAACGGCTGTTCGGTGCGGGTCGCGCGCGTCTGCCCGCGCAGCATTTCGGCAGCCGCTACCGCGACCCCGCAGGCCTGAACCTGACTGCGGCTCCGCTTTTTCCCCATGAAACATTTTCCAAGGCGTCCTGA
- a CDS encoding IS5 family transposase (programmed frameshift): MSDLFWLTDEQMERLRPFFPKSHGKPRVDDRRVLSGIIFVNRNGMRWRDAPREYGPHKTLYNRWKRWGDMGIFMRMMDGLSAAKAEPQTIMIDATYLKAHRTASSLRFKKGDPGRLIGRTKGGMNTKLHAVTDQNGRPLSFFMTAGQISDYTGASALLDNLPMAQWLLADRGYDADWFRDALEEKGIRPCIPGRISRGKPVKYDKRKYKRRNRIEIMFGRLKDWRRVATRYDRCPNVFFSAICLAATVIFWL, encoded by the exons ATGAGTGACCTGTTTTGGCTGACGGATGAACAGATGGAGCGTCTGCGGCCGTTCTTTCCCAAGAGCCATGGTAAACCGCGCGTTGATGACCGCCGCGTGCTGAGCGGCATCATTTTTGTGAACCGCAATGGTATGCGCTGGCGTGATGCGCCCCGGGAATACGGTCCGCACAAGACGCTCTACAACCGTTGGAAGCGTTGGGGCGACATGGGCATTTTCATGCGGATGATGGATGGCCTGTCTGCCGCGAAGGCTGAGCCTCAGACTATTATGATTGATGCGACCTATCTCAAGGCACACCGCACGGCTTCAAGCCTGCGGT TTAAAAAAGGGGATCCAGGCCGCCTGATCGGACGCACTAAAGGGGGCATGAACACCAAGCTGCATGCGGTCACCGATCAGAACGGACGACCGCTGAGCTTCTTTATGACAGCCGGACAGATCAGTGATTACACCGGAGCTTCTGCTCTGCTGGACAACCTTCCCATGGCACAGTGGTTGCTGGCGGATCGGGGTTATGATGCTGACTGGTTCCGGGATGCCCTGGAGGAAAAAGGGATCAGGCCCTGCATTCCGGGAAGAATATCCCGCGGAAAACCAGTCAAATACGACAAGCGAAAATACAAAAGACGCAACCGCATCGAAATCATGTTCGGCCGCCTCAAGGACTGGCGGCGGGTCGCAACACGCTATGACAGATGCCCGAACGTCTTCTTCTCAGCCATCTGTCTCGCTGCAACCGTCATCTTCTGGCTATGA
- a CDS encoding thioredoxin domain-containing protein yields MALFPGWQAPDFTIETTTGPIRFHAWGQDCWRIVMTHPGDYSPHSLRLALRQIRSGIASIHLLGLSPFPDADQDMMVRSGATALADLTDLATVTDDTARVMALWQGIAVDAGQDSPLVDMHAAFIVDPENRIHSTVTYPPTTGRDFAEVLRVLPEPAPHCCPTLESARRAA; encoded by the coding sequence ATGGCACTTTTCCCCGGCTGGCAGGCCCCGGATTTCACGATTGAAACCACAACCGGCCCGATCCGCTTCCACGCATGGGGGCAGGACTGCTGGCGAATTGTGATGACCCATCCGGGTGATTACAGCCCCCATAGCCTGCGCCTGGCCCTGCGGCAGATACGCAGCGGAATAGCCAGCATACACCTGCTGGGACTTTCCCCTTTCCCCGACGCTGATCAGGACATGATGGTGCGGTCCGGTGCGACGGCACTGGCAGACCTGACGGATCTGGCAACGGTTACGGATGATACGGCCAGGGTGATGGCCCTGTGGCAGGGCATTGCCGTGGATGCAGGACAGGACAGCCCCTTGGTGGATATGCATGCAGCCTTTATTGTGGACCCGGAAAACCGGATTCACAGCACGGTCACCTATCCTCCCACCACCGGGCGGGATTTTGCAGAAGTGCTGCGCGTGCTGCCAGAACCGGCGCCGCACTGCTGTCCCACGCTGGAATCTGCCCGCCGCGCGGCATAA